A genomic region of Photobacterium swingsii contains the following coding sequences:
- a CDS encoding MFS transporter, producing MINNEIKRLTKLCLLLGSSLLVMANAAIVPSLAELNHVFNDPFGVSLMMTLPAFAVVVFAPFVASIINALGEKNTILLGFGLSGLAGSSGLWIDSLNMLLVGRFMLGMSIAICMTVINDLIASYFDGEARIRFISHQAIAVNIGGIMFVVASGWLTTIHWRLPFAIYLVAIIALVLSLKGIVPVNKVKHSGLKRIHLHDYKAVFPFYLLGLFGMLSYYLIMIDLPFTLKNSLGFNSAQTGMLLGGMSLISATVAYLFKFVLAKVGEQRTLAMCFYCFMVAFCALTLVDLSWGAYVAVASTGIAFGLLLPILTHLVIMYSVEKRRTAMLSGFVMFYFIGQALSALVRDASSALSPGTLYIGFAVVCAIIATLHIGVLDSMVRRKRDALKAREVEA from the coding sequence ATGATAAATAACGAAATAAAAAGGCTGACAAAACTGTGCTTGTTACTGGGTAGTAGTCTATTGGTGATGGCAAATGCGGCGATTGTACCGTCATTGGCTGAATTAAATCATGTGTTTAATGACCCATTTGGTGTGTCGTTAATGATGACCTTGCCTGCGTTTGCAGTGGTTGTTTTCGCCCCTTTTGTGGCTAGCATTATTAACGCGCTGGGTGAGAAAAACACAATCTTACTAGGTTTTGGTTTATCGGGCTTGGCGGGAAGCAGCGGGTTATGGATAGATTCACTGAATATGCTCTTAGTTGGCCGTTTTATGTTGGGCATGAGCATTGCTATTTGCATGACAGTGATAAATGACTTGATTGCGAGCTACTTTGATGGAGAAGCGCGAATTCGGTTTATTTCCCATCAAGCGATTGCGGTCAATATTGGTGGCATTATGTTTGTTGTTGCGAGTGGTTGGTTAACGACAATTCACTGGCGCTTACCTTTTGCTATTTACCTTGTGGCTATTATCGCACTAGTGCTGTCTTTGAAGGGGATTGTGCCAGTTAACAAAGTTAAGCATTCAGGGCTTAAACGGATCCATTTACACGATTATAAGGCTGTTTTTCCTTTTTATTTGCTCGGGCTGTTTGGCATGCTGTCGTATTACCTGATTATGATTGATCTGCCGTTTACGTTGAAAAACAGCCTAGGTTTTAACAGTGCCCAGACGGGTATGCTGTTAGGGGGAATGAGCCTTATTTCTGCGACTGTTGCCTATTTGTTTAAGTTTGTATTGGCAAAAGTAGGAGAGCAACGCACATTAGCCATGTGCTTTTATTGTTTTATGGTTGCGTTCTGCGCGCTAACTTTGGTTGATCTCAGTTGGGGAGCTTATGTTGCTGTTGCAAGCACAGGAATCGCATTTGGTTTATTACTGCCGATTCTGACGCATTTAGTGATCATGTACAGCGTTGAAAAACGTCGAACCGCTATGCTGAGTGGTTTCGTGATGTTTTATTTTATAGGACAGGCGTTAAGTGCCTTGGTCCGCGATGCCAGTTCAGCCTTGTCGCCAGGCACTCTGTACATTGGGTTTGCGGTTGTATGCGCTATCATTGCAACCTTGCATATTGGTGTTCTTGATAGCATGGTTCGCCGTAAGCGAGATGCACTGAAAGCTAGAGAGGTCGAGGCATGA
- a CDS encoding chorismate--pyruvate lyase family protein: MSYCVVDAESLPSYLTSTGSLTRAFKTVCCGFHIEQKCLRRNAPFYTRECLLLDNGRPLVWARSFLFSTHNETIATFCQLGNQSLGEQLLFASERRTTKEAIKGMKPIKGTLVRSPYSFFEVDGADPELQVAMDGGLSPTVNYGRSSQFTWSHHDSVLFLSEVFSPYAEAVLS, encoded by the coding sequence ATGAGTTATTGTGTGGTTGATGCTGAGTCATTACCTTCTTATCTCACAAGCACGGGGTCGTTAACTCGGGCATTCAAAACGGTGTGTTGTGGTTTTCATATTGAGCAGAAATGTTTGAGACGGAATGCGCCATTTTATACTAGAGAGTGCTTATTGCTCGATAACGGACGGCCTTTGGTGTGGGCACGATCTTTTCTCTTTTCGACTCATAACGAAACGATAGCGACCTTTTGCCAATTGGGTAATCAATCACTGGGTGAACAATTGTTGTTTGCCTCTGAAAGGAGGACGACGAAAGAAGCCATTAAGGGTATGAAACCAATTAAAGGAACACTAGTGCGCAGCCCTTATAGTTTCTTTGAAGTTGATGGGGCAGATCCTGAACTACAAGTGGCCATGGACGGTGGGTTAAGTCCTACGGTTAATTATGGGCGTAGTTCGCAATTCACATGGTCGCACCATGATTCAGTTTTATTTCTGTCAGAAGTGTTCTCGCCCTATGCTGAGGCGGTATTAAGCTAA
- a CDS encoding siderophore-interacting protein — MKKPSPKLLTVINTQQITPNMQRLVLHSDSLADFPDDCEGGYIKLLFNNQGKTDLSTVVEGDRPIMRTYTIRRFSATDCTIEVDFVRHITTDLQCGFAARWAMNAQVGDSINIAGPGIINGMNLAADWFFMTADMTALPALSAKIQKLPKDAKGYAVIKVIDHDDIQAIDAPAHFHVIWLTGEESLAEKVKSLTWLEGTASVWTACDFDSMRALRHYFRNDKDVARENIYISSYWKQGISEDGHKVIKQQDASENN, encoded by the coding sequence ATGAAAAAGCCGTCACCTAAATTACTAACTGTTATTAACACCCAGCAAATCACTCCTAACATGCAACGTCTTGTCTTACACAGTGACTCACTGGCTGATTTTCCAGATGATTGCGAAGGTGGCTATATCAAGTTGCTCTTTAATAACCAAGGTAAAACAGATTTAAGCACAGTCGTTGAGGGTGATCGCCCAATTATGCGTACCTACACCATTCGACGTTTTTCGGCGACTGATTGCACCATAGAAGTGGATTTTGTTCGCCATATCACAACAGACTTACAATGCGGTTTTGCTGCTCGTTGGGCCATGAATGCACAGGTTGGTGACAGTATTAATATTGCGGGCCCAGGTATCATCAACGGCATGAACCTAGCTGCTGATTGGTTCTTTATGACGGCGGACATGACAGCTCTACCCGCACTTTCTGCCAAAATTCAAAAGCTCCCAAAAGATGCAAAAGGTTACGCGGTGATCAAAGTCATTGATCACGACGACATCCAAGCTATTGATGCACCTGCGCACTTTCACGTTATTTGGCTAACAGGTGAAGAGTCGCTAGCAGAGAAAGTAAAATCGCTGACTTGGTTAGAAGGTACAGCCTCGGTATGGACAGCGTGCGATTTTGACTCCATGCGTGCTTTACGCCATTACTTCCGTAACGATAAAGATGTCGCGCGTGAGAACATTTATATCAGCAGCTATTGGAAGCAAGGTATCTCTGAAGATGGCCATAAGGTAATCAAGCAACAAGATGCCAGCGAAAATAACTAA
- a CDS encoding DUF2391 family protein, with amino-acid sequence MKFSFNFEDASQIFVGAFALAVPISFSEEAWRLGETLPSHNLLLLVLLSVTFLTLYTYESVFQRKVSQRKRVFIFRIIVAYLMAAFVVALVLFCLDKLPLMSDPLVALKRIIVITMPASMGAIVVDSFDKE; translated from the coding sequence ATGAAATTTAGCTTTAATTTTGAGGATGCGAGCCAAATTTTTGTTGGCGCGTTTGCGCTAGCGGTACCTATATCTTTTTCTGAAGAAGCGTGGCGATTAGGTGAAACATTACCAAGCCATAATTTACTACTGCTCGTGCTGTTATCTGTTACTTTCCTGACCTTATATACCTATGAAAGCGTGTTTCAGCGGAAGGTAAGCCAGAGAAAGAGAGTGTTTATCTTTCGTATTATCGTTGCTTATTTGATGGCGGCTTTCGTTGTTGCTTTAGTCTTGTTTTGTTTAGACAAATTACCGTTAATGAGTGACCCTCTGGTGGCACTGAAGCGCATTATCGTGATCACTATGCCAGCTTCGATGGGAGCGATCGTCGTGGATAGCTTCGATAAGGAATAA